A window from Brachyhypopomus gauderio isolate BG-103 chromosome 6, BGAUD_0.2, whole genome shotgun sequence encodes these proteins:
- the ptpn2b gene encoding tyrosine-protein phosphatase non-receptor type 2 isoform X2, which produces MDHEFKDIDSEGRWQNLYIEIRNQSQECPFKVAKYPENRNRNRYRDVSPFDHSRVKLGNTENDYINASLVEIEEAQRSYILTQGPLRNTCGHFWLMIWQQKTKAVIMLNRVIEKGSEKCAQYWPTQEECDMSFRDTCFVVRLVSECVKSYYTTRLLELRNAETGETREIYHFHYTTWPDFGVPESPASFLNFLFKVRESGSLGTDHGPAVVHCSAGIGRSGTFSLVDTCLVLMDKRKEPSSVDIKKVLLDMRKYRMGLIQTPDQLRFSYLAVLEGAKCIMGDTSVQKEWRELSREDQERVSESPPPQPPKCPAERYNGTKMPHPDEVGEAEPERRMPSEAKESEGDGCTTNSLKRQRDEKMSTQKAPPKPSKPRMNDSERKRKRARTSDI; this is translated from the exons ATGGACCACGAATTTAAGGACATAGATTCAGAAGGCCGGTGGCAGAACCTATACATA GAAATACGCAATCAGTCTCAGGAATGTCCTTTCAAAGTGGCGAAGTATCCTGAGAATCGCAACCGCAACAGATACCGAGACGTGAGCCCAT TTGATCACAGTCGGGTGAAACTGGGAAACACGGAGAATGATTACATCAACGCCAGCTTGGTTGAAATAGAAGAAGCCCAAAGAAGTTACATCCTTACTCAG GGTCCTCTCAGGAATACCTGTGGTCATTTCTGGCTTATGATCTGGCAACAGAAGACCAAAGCAGTGATCATGCTGAACAGAGTGATCGAGAAGGGCTCA GAGAAGTGTGCCCAGTACTGGCCTACTCAAGAAGAGTGCGACATGTCCTTTCGCGACACGTGCTTCGTGGTGCGGCTGGTGTCGGAGTGCGTCAAGTCGTACTACACCACCAGGCTGCTGGAGCTGCGGAACGCCGAG ACTGGGGAGACACGAGAGATCTACCACTTTCATTACACAACATGGCCTGACTTTGGTGTCCCAGAGTCTCCTGCGTCCTTCCTGAACTTTCTGTTTAAGGTGCGGGAGTCTGGCTCTCTGGGGACCGACCACGGCCCTGCCGTAGTCCACTGCAGCGCCGGCATCGGCCGGTCCGGAACCTTCTCCCTGGTGGACACCTGCCTCGTACTG ATGGACAAGCGGAAAGAACCGTCGTCCGTGGACATCAAGAAGGTCCTTCTGGACATGAGGAAGTACCGCATGGGTCTGATCCAGACGCCCGATCAGCTCAGGTTCTCCTACCTCGCCGTACTGGAGGGGGCCAAATGCATCATGGGAGACACGTCAGTGCAG AAGGAGTGGCGAGAGCTTTCCAGAGAGGACCAGGAGAGAGTGTCCGAGTCTCCGCCCCCCCAGCCCCCTAAATGCCCTGCAGAGCGCTACAATGGTACCAAGATGCCCCACCCAGATGAGGTAGGAGAGGCGGAGCCAGAAAGGAGGATGCCCTCAGAAGCCAAGGAGTCAGAAGGAGACGGGTGCACAACAAA TTCTCTCAAAAGGCAACGCGATGAGAAGATGTCGACACAGAAGGCCCCCCCAAAACCATCCAAGCCCAGGATGAACGACTCTGAGAGGAAAAGGAAGAG AGCAAGAACCAGTGACATCTAA
- the ptpn2b gene encoding tyrosine-protein phosphatase non-receptor type 2 isoform X1 — MDHEFKDIDSEGRWQNLYIEIRNQSQECPFKVAKYPENRNRNRYRDVSPFDHSRVKLGNTENDYINASLVEIEEAQRSYILTQGPLRNTCGHFWLMIWQQKTKAVIMLNRVIEKGSEKCAQYWPTQEECDMSFRDTCFVVRLVSECVKSYYTTRLLELRNAETGETREIYHFHYTTWPDFGVPESPASFLNFLFKVRESGSLGTDHGPAVVHCSAGIGRSGTFSLVDTCLVLMDKRKEPSSVDIKKVLLDMRKYRMGLIQTPDQLRFSYLAVLEGAKCIMGDTSVQKEWRELSREDQERVSESPPPQPPKCPAERYNGTKMPHPDEVGEAEPERRMPSEAKESEGDGCTTNSLKRQRDEKMSTQKAPPKPSKPRMNDSERKRKSLGCICCT, encoded by the exons ATGGACCACGAATTTAAGGACATAGATTCAGAAGGCCGGTGGCAGAACCTATACATA GAAATACGCAATCAGTCTCAGGAATGTCCTTTCAAAGTGGCGAAGTATCCTGAGAATCGCAACCGCAACAGATACCGAGACGTGAGCCCAT TTGATCACAGTCGGGTGAAACTGGGAAACACGGAGAATGATTACATCAACGCCAGCTTGGTTGAAATAGAAGAAGCCCAAAGAAGTTACATCCTTACTCAG GGTCCTCTCAGGAATACCTGTGGTCATTTCTGGCTTATGATCTGGCAACAGAAGACCAAAGCAGTGATCATGCTGAACAGAGTGATCGAGAAGGGCTCA GAGAAGTGTGCCCAGTACTGGCCTACTCAAGAAGAGTGCGACATGTCCTTTCGCGACACGTGCTTCGTGGTGCGGCTGGTGTCGGAGTGCGTCAAGTCGTACTACACCACCAGGCTGCTGGAGCTGCGGAACGCCGAG ACTGGGGAGACACGAGAGATCTACCACTTTCATTACACAACATGGCCTGACTTTGGTGTCCCAGAGTCTCCTGCGTCCTTCCTGAACTTTCTGTTTAAGGTGCGGGAGTCTGGCTCTCTGGGGACCGACCACGGCCCTGCCGTAGTCCACTGCAGCGCCGGCATCGGCCGGTCCGGAACCTTCTCCCTGGTGGACACCTGCCTCGTACTG ATGGACAAGCGGAAAGAACCGTCGTCCGTGGACATCAAGAAGGTCCTTCTGGACATGAGGAAGTACCGCATGGGTCTGATCCAGACGCCCGATCAGCTCAGGTTCTCCTACCTCGCCGTACTGGAGGGGGCCAAATGCATCATGGGAGACACGTCAGTGCAG AAGGAGTGGCGAGAGCTTTCCAGAGAGGACCAGGAGAGAGTGTCCGAGTCTCCGCCCCCCCAGCCCCCTAAATGCCCTGCAGAGCGCTACAATGGTACCAAGATGCCCCACCCAGATGAGGTAGGAGAGGCGGAGCCAGAAAGGAGGATGCCCTCAGAAGCCAAGGAGTCAGAAGGAGACGGGTGCACAACAAA TTCTCTCAAAAGGCAACGCGATGAGAAGATGTCGACACAGAAGGCCCCCCCAAAACCATCCAAGCCCAGGATGAACGACTCTGAGAGGAAAAGGAAGAG CCTGGGCTGCATTTGCTGCACGTGA
- the ptpn2b gene encoding tyrosine-protein phosphatase non-receptor type 2 isoform X3, with protein MDHEFKDIDSEGRWQNLYIEIRNQSQECPFKVAKYPENRNRNRYRDVSPFDHSRVKLGNTENDYINASLVEIEEAQRSYILTQGPLRNTCGHFWLMIWQQKTKAVIMLNRVIEKGSEKCAQYWPTQEECDMSFRDTCFVVRLVSECVKSYYTTRLLELRNAETGETREIYHFHYTTWPDFGVPESPASFLNFLFKVRESGSLGTDHGPAVVHCSAGIGRSGTFSLVDTCLVLMDKRKEPSSVDIKKVLLDMRKYRMGLIQTPDQLRFSYLAVLEGAKCIMGDTSVQEWRELSREDQERVSESPPPQPPKCPAERYNGTKMPHPDEVGEAEPERRMPSEAKESEGDGCTTNSLKRQRDEKMSTQKAPPKPSKPRMNDSERKRKSLGCICCT; from the exons ATGGACCACGAATTTAAGGACATAGATTCAGAAGGCCGGTGGCAGAACCTATACATA GAAATACGCAATCAGTCTCAGGAATGTCCTTTCAAAGTGGCGAAGTATCCTGAGAATCGCAACCGCAACAGATACCGAGACGTGAGCCCAT TTGATCACAGTCGGGTGAAACTGGGAAACACGGAGAATGATTACATCAACGCCAGCTTGGTTGAAATAGAAGAAGCCCAAAGAAGTTACATCCTTACTCAG GGTCCTCTCAGGAATACCTGTGGTCATTTCTGGCTTATGATCTGGCAACAGAAGACCAAAGCAGTGATCATGCTGAACAGAGTGATCGAGAAGGGCTCA GAGAAGTGTGCCCAGTACTGGCCTACTCAAGAAGAGTGCGACATGTCCTTTCGCGACACGTGCTTCGTGGTGCGGCTGGTGTCGGAGTGCGTCAAGTCGTACTACACCACCAGGCTGCTGGAGCTGCGGAACGCCGAG ACTGGGGAGACACGAGAGATCTACCACTTTCATTACACAACATGGCCTGACTTTGGTGTCCCAGAGTCTCCTGCGTCCTTCCTGAACTTTCTGTTTAAGGTGCGGGAGTCTGGCTCTCTGGGGACCGACCACGGCCCTGCCGTAGTCCACTGCAGCGCCGGCATCGGCCGGTCCGGAACCTTCTCCCTGGTGGACACCTGCCTCGTACTG ATGGACAAGCGGAAAGAACCGTCGTCCGTGGACATCAAGAAGGTCCTTCTGGACATGAGGAAGTACCGCATGGGTCTGATCCAGACGCCCGATCAGCTCAGGTTCTCCTACCTCGCCGTACTGGAGGGGGCCAAATGCATCATGGGAGACACGTCAGTGCAG GAGTGGCGAGAGCTTTCCAGAGAGGACCAGGAGAGAGTGTCCGAGTCTCCGCCCCCCCAGCCCCCTAAATGCCCTGCAGAGCGCTACAATGGTACCAAGATGCCCCACCCAGATGAGGTAGGAGAGGCGGAGCCAGAAAGGAGGATGCCCTCAGAAGCCAAGGAGTCAGAAGGAGACGGGTGCACAACAAA TTCTCTCAAAAGGCAACGCGATGAGAAGATGTCGACACAGAAGGCCCCCCCAAAACCATCCAAGCCCAGGATGAACGACTCTGAGAGGAAAAGGAAGAG CCTGGGCTGCATTTGCTGCACGTGA
- the seh1l gene encoding nucleoporin SEH1 isoform X1: protein MFVARSITADHKDLIHDVSYDFHGRRMATCSSDQSVKVWDKSDSGEWHCTASWKTHSGSVWRVTWAHPEFGQVLASCSFDRTAAVWEEIVGESNDKQRGLSHWIKRTTLVDSRTSVTDVKFAPKHMGLVLATCSADGVVRIYEAPDVMNLSQWSLQHEISCKLSCSCISWNPSSSRAHPPMIAVGSDDNNVTYSGKVQIYEYNENTRKYAKAETLMTVTDPVHDAAFAPNLGRSFHVLAIATKDVRIFKLVPLRRESAAGSGPTKFEVQLLAQFDSHNSQVWRVSWNITSTLLASSGDDGCVRLWKANYMDNWKCTGILRGDGSPVNGSSGQGLVLNAPGSSGTPTPQSSVGGAASAGRYFFPPLDPPRTGSRLAHLLPPHSLLEHTCENVSGHTQKPLQLRRRYSAAVFSQTSEHE, encoded by the exons ATGTTCGTGGCGAGGAGCATTACAGCGGACCACAAAGACCTTATTCACGATGTTTCTTATGACTTCCATGGCCGAAGGATGGCCACTTGTTCGAGTGACCAGAGTGTGAAG GTTTGGGATAAAAGTGACAGTGGCGAATGGCACTGCACCGCCAGCTGGAAG ACACACAGCGGTTCCGTGTGGCGGGTGACGTGGGCTCACCCTGAGTTCGGACAGGTCCTGGCCTCCTGCTCTTTCGACCGCACGGCCGCAGTGTGGGAGGAAATAGTTGGGGAATCCAACGACAAACAGCGAGGACTTAGTCACTGG ATAAAGAGGACCACGCTAGTGGACAGCAGGACGTCGGTGACCGACGTGAAGTTCGCCCCGAAGCACATGGGCCTGGTGCTGGCCACGTGTTCAGCTGACGGCGTGGTGCGCATCTACGAGGCTCCGGACGTGATGAACCTCAGCCAGTGGAGCCTGCAGCACGAGATCTCCTGCAAGCTCTCCTGTTCCTGCATCTCATGGAACccctccag CTCCCGGGCCCACCCTCCTATGATTGCCGTCGGCAGCGACGACAACAACGTGACCTACAGTGGGAAGGTCCAGATCTATGAATACAATGAGAACACCAG GAAGTACGCCAAGGCAGAAACGCTGATGACCGTTACTGATCCCGTCCACGACGCCGCTTTCGCCCCCAACCTCGGGAGGTCCTTCCACGTGCTGGCCATAGCCACCAAAGACGTGCGCATCTTCAAACTCGTGCCCCTACG GCGAGAGAGCGCCGCTGGATCGGGCCCCACCAAGTTCGAGGTGCAGCTCCTGGCCCAGTTCGACAGCCACAACTCGCAGGTTTGGCGGGTCAGCTGGAACATCACCAGCACCCTACTGGCCTCCTCCGGGGACGACGGCTGCGTTCGCCTCTGGAAAG CAAATTACATGGACAACTGGAAGTGCACGGGGATCCTGCGTGGGGACGGCAGCCCGGTGAATGGCTCCTCGGGTCAGGGTCTGGTGCTGAATGCCCCGGGCTCGTCTGGAACGCCAACCCCTCAAAGCAGCGTGGGAGGGGCAGCGTCTGCTGGCAG ATATTTCTTCCCACCGCTGGACCCCCCCAGGACTGGGTCAAGGCTGGCCCACCTGctcccccctcactctcttcTTGAGCACACCTGTGAGAATGTTTCCGGCCACACGCAGAAGCCACTACAGTTACGCCGCCGATATTCCGCCGCCGTCTTTAGCCAGACCTCAGAGCACGAGTGA
- the seh1l gene encoding nucleoporin SEH1 isoform X2, with protein MFVARSITADHKDLIHDVSYDFHGRRMATCSSDQSVKVWDKSDSGEWHCTASWKTHSGSVWRVTWAHPEFGQVLASCSFDRTAAVWEEIVGESNDKQRGLSHWIKRTTLVDSRTSVTDVKFAPKHMGLVLATCSADGVVRIYEAPDVMNLSQWSLQHEISCKLSCSCISWNPSSSRAHPPMIAVGSDDNNVTYSGKVQIYEYNENTRKYAKAETLMTVTDPVHDAAFAPNLGRSFHVLAIATKDVRIFKLVPLRRESAAGSGPTKFEVQLLAQFDSHNSQVWRVSWNITSTLLASSGDDGCVRLWKANYMDNWKCTGILRGDGSPVNGSSGQGLVLNAPGSSGTPTPQSSVGGAASAGRKKAQLMPG; from the exons ATGTTCGTGGCGAGGAGCATTACAGCGGACCACAAAGACCTTATTCACGATGTTTCTTATGACTTCCATGGCCGAAGGATGGCCACTTGTTCGAGTGACCAGAGTGTGAAG GTTTGGGATAAAAGTGACAGTGGCGAATGGCACTGCACCGCCAGCTGGAAG ACACACAGCGGTTCCGTGTGGCGGGTGACGTGGGCTCACCCTGAGTTCGGACAGGTCCTGGCCTCCTGCTCTTTCGACCGCACGGCCGCAGTGTGGGAGGAAATAGTTGGGGAATCCAACGACAAACAGCGAGGACTTAGTCACTGG ATAAAGAGGACCACGCTAGTGGACAGCAGGACGTCGGTGACCGACGTGAAGTTCGCCCCGAAGCACATGGGCCTGGTGCTGGCCACGTGTTCAGCTGACGGCGTGGTGCGCATCTACGAGGCTCCGGACGTGATGAACCTCAGCCAGTGGAGCCTGCAGCACGAGATCTCCTGCAAGCTCTCCTGTTCCTGCATCTCATGGAACccctccag CTCCCGGGCCCACCCTCCTATGATTGCCGTCGGCAGCGACGACAACAACGTGACCTACAGTGGGAAGGTCCAGATCTATGAATACAATGAGAACACCAG GAAGTACGCCAAGGCAGAAACGCTGATGACCGTTACTGATCCCGTCCACGACGCCGCTTTCGCCCCCAACCTCGGGAGGTCCTTCCACGTGCTGGCCATAGCCACCAAAGACGTGCGCATCTTCAAACTCGTGCCCCTACG GCGAGAGAGCGCCGCTGGATCGGGCCCCACCAAGTTCGAGGTGCAGCTCCTGGCCCAGTTCGACAGCCACAACTCGCAGGTTTGGCGGGTCAGCTGGAACATCACCAGCACCCTACTGGCCTCCTCCGGGGACGACGGCTGCGTTCGCCTCTGGAAAG CAAATTACATGGACAACTGGAAGTGCACGGGGATCCTGCGTGGGGACGGCAGCCCGGTGAATGGCTCCTCGGGTCAGGGTCTGGTGCTGAATGCCCCGGGCTCGTCTGGAACGCCAACCCCTCAAAGCAGCGTGGGAGGGGCAGCGTCTGCTGGCAG AAAAAAAGCTCAGCTGATGCCAGGCTAA